From Myxocyprinus asiaticus isolate MX2 ecotype Aquarium Trade chromosome 47, UBuf_Myxa_2, whole genome shotgun sequence:
ccttcccatgTTTCggaaccaatgtaacagggtttaggatgggcaaggaggaggcgggaaccggctgaacagtcaaagtaatattaatgtaaacataaacaaaaagacataaacacacacatggcagctgcgtgtggctctctctcagCCGAACTGCCAcacccggctgcctttatccctctcctcagctgattagcctgattggtggccgggcgtgcatagtcacggcccggccccgccctcctcctcgtcacattgtccatatgactcgtgcagtatattccaagtcttctgaagccacagaAACGGACCCAAACCAGACAGGCAAGAACCATATGCTGACAATGACATTAACTTCTTAAGCTCTGGTGCATTTTTTGGCtaccgcctgcaatttttcacactcaaatttaaaagttcaccattcacacataattgcaaaaaaaaaaaaattctcattttttagaaaaccccccaaataataaacaaaatgaatCCACGTATTCATAaacaatattgtatatgtttacaaccTTATTAtgaactttgtaagcatgtaattctggttctgttcactctatcttccagcaaaaagtcttattttattccactagatggcagcaagtactaggaaaaattattttccctctatcacattccatcacaatatacagatctgaaatgtaggtggcactctaatgcattttagcccctCACAGATGtactcgtccatagacattcagtctaattttcagttcaagcaccatcctcattatttcattgaatatctcggcctctgagtggactagaagatcaatctaggtgtcattagaaagctgagatcctcccctttgcaatgatataaaacattttatcatcaatagtcgataacatatttttccgatgatttgtttagcatgcttttcctgctggaccgcatattttgttctggacgtctaagacataacattggattattcacacaagcaagctcacagacatgtAAACAATGACTCCTTTTGTAGAACACTGTCtaaggtaagagcagatataaagtttttggctatttggggcttacagcagcagtgatcggcgcataaaagagacgtttgtatttgatgtcttacagaaaccatatttcactttgtgattcttttaagAATCCTTTGAACTGTGGTATTGAGGCAACAGTAAATGACCtgcagaggtcagaggtcaaagcACAGCTGCACACATGTGTCACTGATCACACCTGCGAGCTGCTAATAAACCTTCATGTGTGTTTTCACAGAGTCCACGTATCGACATCAAGCTAATATTGACGATGAAACTGTCAGCATGGAGATTCTAGACACGGCCGGACAGGTAACAGAACACTCACAGGAACTGTGAAATAACTATTTGctgacaaaatatcaaagctagtggcatttatttaaaagaaagcaaaagcACACTTTACAAGCAAAACAGTAGTGTATTTAAAAATCTATCACTTTCCATCTACCATGTTCATATGGTAATAAAGCTCTATTCCAGGGCTTTTCAAACTGGGCCCAGGGACCCCCTGGGGGCCACCAGGGGGTTCGAGAGGTCCGCAGAATAAATAATAGAGTAGAAATGTAGATAAAAAGGTTGACATTAAATAAACtgacattattactgtttcattctgctttctaaagactgttTGGAAATTATTAGATTATTCATGATTCTTTTCTACTATTGACAGACAGTTTTTATAGGTTTTAAGATAggtttgtgataaaaaaaaaaatatatttcttgaaCCTTTAATTTGCTCACTGGGGGTTTGCAAGGCTATATTCTCAGTAAAGCTACTCTGGAACAATGTTTATCCTGAAAGCGctgtacagatacattttaatttaactccaaatttggtcacactttatattaggtgtctttaactactatgtactcaGAGGTGCATAAACCATATATgtaaggtatgcaatgcataggggtgccatgtaaaggggggcaccagcggctcactaaaggtggtgcaatcggcctccACAACACCTccaatatcccccccccccccccactatgtactcagaggcacaaaaaccatttatgcaaggtatgcaatgcatagggtcACCATGTAAAGGGGGCACCAgtggctcactaaaggtggtacAATCGGACTCCACAACACCTCcaatatacccccccccccactatgTACTCAGAGGCACAAAAACCATTTATGCAAGGTATGCAGTGCATAGGGGTGCCATGTAAAGGGGGCACCAgtggctcactaaaggtggtgcaatcggcctcctCGACACCTCCAACATCCCCCCCACACTATGTActcagaggcgcaaaaaccatatatatatatatatatatatatatatatatatatatatatatatatatatatatatatatatatatatatatatgtaaggtatgcaatgcataggggtgcCATGTAAAGGGGGCACCAgtggctcactaaaggtggtgcaatcggcctcctCGACACCTCCAACATCCCCCCCACTATGTACTCAGAGGCACAAAAACCATTTATGCAAGGTATGCAGTGCATAGGGgtgccatgtaaaggggggcaccagcggctcactaaaggtggtgcaatcggcctcctTGACACctccaacacccccccccccactataTACTCAGAGGCGCAAAAAACATATATgtaaggtatgcaatgcataggggcgccatgtaaagggggcaccagtggctcactaaaggtggtgcaatcggcctcctCGACACCTCCAACATCCCCCCCAACCCCACACTATATActcagaggcgcaaaaaccatatatatatatatatatatatatatatatatatatatatatatatgtaaggtatgcaatgcataggggtgcCATGTAAAGGGGGCACCAgtggctcactaaaggtggtgcaatcggcctcctcgacacctccaacacccccccccccactatatactcagaggcgcaaaaaccatatatatatatatatatatatatatatatatatatatatatatatatatatatatatatatatatatgtaaggtatgcaatgcataggggtgcCATGTAAAGGGGGCACCAgtggctcactaaaggtggtgcaatcggcctcctCGACACCTCCAACATCCCCCCCAACCCCACACTATATActcagaggcgcaaaaaccatatatatatatatatatatatatatatatatatatatatatgtaaggtatgcaatgcataggggtgcAATGTAAAGGGGGGCACCAGTGGCTCATTCGGCCTCCTTGTCattgaaaagtttgaaaaccccagctctattttattctattctgtggTTAAATCTAATCTTAAGTGCTGGTGGTTTGTCTCTTTACATTGATGTCTATTTCTGTCTGTGTTTTGGTGTGGAATATTTCAACACAGCAAAGCTCCAGCCTTCTTGCTTTTTTAAATGCCTTGAAAAATGCAAGTTAAACTAGATTAAGACTTTAGAGAGGAATTCTTTTCAATCCGAGTCATAACATCCAgggaaaatgtgtgtgtttgtggatgtCCCATCAGTTCATGTCGAgacattttcactgattttgcaaacaacagacacacacatgcggTTATTCTTGAATATTACAGAGCCTTAAATGGCCAAATGCTGATCAGTGTCTCTTCAGTATGAGCACAAGTCAACATGACATCAACATTGACATTCTTAACACATGCTCCTGGTGTAATTGTGACCGATTCGTTGGTGCAAGTtgttctaaagaaagaaaatgtcttTGTAATCATTCATCATAATGCAATAGCTTGCTTGGGATTTGTCTTCAGTCCAGATCATGACAGCTGTGGTGAGCGTCTCAGAATCACACGAATCCTGTTCTCTTTTTCTTCAGGAGGATCTTCTGCAGAAGGAGGGTCACATGCGCTGGGGTGACGGCTTCATCCTGGTGTATGACATCACAGACCGCGGGAGCTTCGAGGACGTGGCTCCTCTCAAAGTTCTCCTGGATGAGGTGAAAAGACCCAAACACGTGCCGCTGGTGCTGCTGGGAAACAAAGCGGATCTGGAACACGGCCGACAGGTTGCCACGGAGGAGGGCGAGAGGCTTGCAGCGGACATGGCCTGCGCGTTCTACGAGTGTTCGGCGTGCACGGATCAAGTGGGCACGGGTGGAGGTGTGGCTGAGGCGTTCTACGAGCTATGTCGCGAGATTCGCCGCAGACGCGCCGTACAGGGCAAAACTCGCCGCCGGAGCTCCACAACACACGTCAAACAAGCCATTAACAAGATGCTCACCAAGATCAGCAGCTAGAGAGACGGAGAGTGTAAGAAACGTTCAGGAACATTCTGGACTTTAAAGAACACATGCATTAGCAGCCATTATTATAAATTAACACATTTGTTTATTAATAATGGATGaaatgttttaaaggggtcatatcatgagtcATATCAAATCAAGAGTTCATTGTGTTATGAAAACATACTGCAAGTTTCAAAAAGAGTAAAACTGTAAAAACGACAGATGAACACATGCTTGCCTACATTTACACATCAATGATGCCTGTTTGAGTGATCAGAAACAGTAAGGTAAAAAGGAGGAAGTAGAACAGGTGAACTAATGATAAAGGCTCTGATATACTCACGGCGAAGTTCTGATATACGAACAGTCGaacaacagtatactgtttgcgaacatttgcACACCGATGTCACCAGGGCCAGCGTTTAGAagagcatttaaaaataagacaACCAATACATtaataatgacttcatgcctcTTTCTAggagctgttttaaccactcgatgataatttaaagtaaaatatgtgCAGTAGATAATGTCTTATTTGTCATGTTTAGGTTCTACATTTATGGCGCATATGCTCGTGAAAAGGTTTTTAATACTTGCTTTTTAAAGACATCggtactactgcaaagatgggtgtataaaagggtGTCAACTCTGCACTCCACACCAATATGCTAATAACtcacaaaaatcagcttattaaaaaagtCAGATAAAGCAAGAGATCCACTTACATGGCATTTTAAATAATCGcgttattctctgtttttgatgtcaaaccgtgaagaTGCATGTGCACAACACGTGcccacattggataagctggtaaaatCGCCagttaaagtgtttacatgcaacatgaaattGGGTTAATGGGCAAAACTCTACCTGTGTTGATCGGTTTATTCTAacgctgtttatgaccttacaccgataaaggaacgccgtttaatgcatttacatgaacaGACGTGTTGTtgacttattaagcataatcggtgtaagaatgtgcatgtaccTGTAAATGCATTCAatgtcaaagtaggtggagcatcAGGTCACACCAACCGATCACATTGACCAATGGCATTAAGAAGGTGTTCAATAGCCGATACGAAGTTTTcgtaaaaatgcaattcacacaaaagaCTTGAACATGTTTTAAATGACTGAATGCAAAGTCTTTCTGGGGCTTTAGGTGAacaatgtcatgtggtgtaaccgtccagagacggaaaaaaataattaaaagctgaaaatcttgaaaaaataaatgtcggCATTAGTAGTTCAGAATGATCTTTTATTATAATTAGGCCTAGTATTAGAAAAAAACGTTAGtctaccaaatcaaagtcaggtagTGTAACCAAAATGCAGGTAGtcattttgttatgttgataaAAAGCATAAAATACAGATGATCCCTTTAGACCATCATAACTGACTGTGAAGTTTAATGtccgatattttgacatttttatgaaaaggaacaTTTTGTTTTGATCATATGGAGGAACACTGAGAAAACTTTTGATATTCGTGACTCATAACATttgtacaaattaaaaaaatactttcttaccttgaaaaatgtgtttgaaaactttttgaaattaataatcaagttgtgtacactcatgcAATCAACGAGCATGAAACGTATTTTACTACTTTTTAATACCAACTTGATGGTTACCAACACATGAcgatttttaaagtcattaaataattttttgtagaatatgctataaatgtttgtttttttcaatccccttttctccccaatttggaatgcccaattcccactacttagtaggtcctcgtggtggcgcggttactcacctcaatccgggtggcggaggacaagtctcagttgcctccgcttctgagaccgtcaatccatgcatcttatcacgtgactcgttgtgcatgacaccgcggagactcacagcatgtggaggctcatgctactctccacgatccacaaacaacttaccacacaccccattgagagcgagaaccactaatcatgaccacgaggaggttaccccatgcgactctaccctccctagcaaccaggccaatttggttgcttaggagacctggctggagtcactcagcacaccctggattcaaactcatgactccaggggtggtagccagcatcaatactcgctgaacaacccaggccccccattacACCCATTCTTAATTTGATTTCGCTAGAAGTATATTGCTGCCTTTAGAGTAAAGTGTGTTaaagtgtgtgaaagtgtgtaaaagcatgtgctgtttgtgtgtgtgtagcacctgccactcTGCAGATCCTTCTGAAGAATCACAACAAGATCCACGATCAATGAATCTGATCTAAACAGTTTCAGTACAGATTGTTTTACGAATCTGTCACAATGTAACGCAGCTGCACACAgaggctgttattgaagaatgaGACTGTATTGAATCCAACAGCAAACCCGCAGCTCGTGTGTGAACGCAACAAAGTGCTGTTACTCATTCACGTGAAGTTTTTTAAAGGCACATTAGCAAAAAAGAGAGGGTGAAAAATAATCATGAAAATGtactggttactttcataacctccgttccctgatggaggaaacgagacgttgtgtcgatgtagtgacactaggggtcacacttgggagccccaaacacctctgctttttttaaaaaaggccaacgggaattggcgagtggaatttgcatgctactcccctggacatacgggtataaaaggagctggtatgcaaccagtcattcaggttttgtgctgaggagccgagaccagatccaggccatttcagcgggtagttcagtgttgtggcaagagggacacaacgtctcattccctccatcagggaacagaggttacgaaagtaaccaggacattccctgtctgtcactcacttgacgttgtgtcgatgtagtgacactagggatccttatacgaaacgccacaactagctgaactgtgttacgtgaactggtggtgtgtgatgggcagaccgctgtgtatctcgtagccagcacatcaggccgtcatgtaacctcccccaatgctcttatgagcgtcgaacggtccatcaggaacaagtcgactgcccaactatagggacaggctagcccagccgaggcctcttttccctctcttttctccccaaaaagagtggaatttgttaactgactgggagccataagtgtctgcgtcggggggtgtccctcccaaggggaagacaccgcggagaccacaccctgcccaaaaggggggggggtgttttgagtggaatacgtcacatggtcttaccgagtcttgtcgaaagtatgtcatgtggagaggtcccatggtaggtcctacccgaagggggaggattttctacagagcatggcgaccgggggcagagcgcccctgagacgggcgacccaggggcaaggagacccgcttctctggagctggtgagcagaccactccatcccccggtggagggacgggaggaaaatcttttgtttccttttcatttaatttcgctgcatgtccaagaggctgcggtacccaaaaattcaacaaaagaacagttttcttgttccctgtgTCACATGTCCAGTGTGCATGACCgttgtcacgaccaccgtcccatctttgcaggtatggcgctccagagtgcccagacacgtaagacagcgatcgtggccgtcagaagtggagcgataacgaccgcaaccaggaataacacacaaatggaaaggaatcttttaaaaagacgttccgtgtgtgccgctcttttagaaagaaaatatactctttttagaatatactcttttagccgctgaaatgtgccgtagaatccagcagatgaggtaaaCAAACTtagtggatgaattcagcttcaatgaatagaaccactcggctccgaagaaaaaatctgaatgagtggttgcataccagctccttttatacccgtatgtccgggggagtggcatgcaaattccactcgccaattctcattggccttttttcaaaaaagcagaggtgtttggggcttccaagagtgacccctagtgtcactacatcgacacaacgtcgagtgagtgacagatagggaaactaaAATATGaccttactaacattataagtggaccacaGGGAAATAAAGTAAATGAAAGcgatgatatgacccctttaagtactGACAGAAGTGTAGATCTGATGCATTGCATAACTCATGTTTGTAACTCCTGCTTCATTGTTGTCTGGATGCAGTATGATGGTGTGTGTTAATAGTTTTCTGCACTGTGGTGTGTGTACTCTCAATGTTTCTCCATGGTCCGAGGCCTCCAGTTGTATATTTGTTCTCACAGCTGAAATGAAGGATTCTGTGAAATGTCAACAGAGATTTCGTCCAATCCTCATTGAACACATGAAGAATTTAGAGAAACATTTTGAGCCCAAGCATCGGCCGTCCAATAAACCGCTACCATCGTTCATAATCACAGCATTATGACATCAAACACAGACGCCCACTGCCTCATCTGCAGATGGTGGAATGTctctgtgtttgtctgtgtgttgcTACAGATGCCGTCTCATATGAAAAATCTCCTCTTATTGGCTCAGAAAATCTGAAGGCCGTCAGGGGCCAAAACAGCCATATGTGTCATGTTTTTCATCACAAACATGAGTAAACAAATGTATATATCTCCCTTTATGACTCAAGAGTTCTATTGTCAAAagatgtgtacagtatatgtaaaacACACCATGTTTCTGTACAGTGTCTGATATTGTAGATTTCACTGTTTGCTGAGCACACAGACTTGAACGCTGTGCAATATATTAAAGAAATGACTATGAAAAGAAGATGCTGGTTTATGTTTATCTCAGCACACTACTGTACCTCAGATGACCTACAACATTTGCCAACATGTGCAGTACAGTGTGTGTTGGGTGTTGTCTCGTGTGTGTTGGGTGTGTCGTGTTCAGATGGAGGATAATTACACACGTGTGTCTGAGAATAGAAGCAACAACCACAAACTCAACATCACTGTCTAAAACCAGCAGATCtcagctgacacacacacacgcacacacaactaTTAGTGTACAGTTATGAGCATGTATATTTACTGTTTATTAAATGGCATGCTTTCTAAATTTCCCAGAGAAACTTTGGGGGGTCAAACGTCCGACGGGGCAATTTGCTGCTTCAATATAGGACATGCTGCCTTTGGTACAATTTGCGGTTCAAAGCTTCAATACGGGGCAATAGGTGTTCCGTACGAGACTTATTTATTTCGCCCAAAATACGCGATATCTATAAAAGCACAGTTTGCAACCCTAAGTGAgtctcttctgactgctgtacGGAGCcctagaggacagggagggatttccttttctgaaattgttttgccTTCCCTTGCatttattttgggttccctcacaataaattaaccatggtttcactatagtaaaattgtagtaacTGTGACTGGAGAAACCActgttaatcttgtggttaccaGGGGTGTTGCTAGAGTTAGAAGAGATAAGGGGCTTCATCCCCTGAGAACAACCGGGGTGGCTTTAAATGCGAGGGTTTTAAAACCCAGCTAACTGTTGTTTTTGCGGTGAACTGAATAAACATTTAAGTGGTAATTTACCACAGCCAGCAGCGCCCATTGCTTTTATCATGGACAGATGGACAGCTGGGTGGTcaaagtgataaaaaaatatttaatttgtgaaGTGAAACATGTTTGAATCTTAAAAGATATCAGGGGCTTCTGACAATATATTAGGGGCTTGAGCTCCCGAAGGCCCCCCTTGCAACACCACTGGTGGTTACTactaataccatggttaaactacggttactgttgtaaaagcATGAAAGATTAACCATAGAGAACTCTCTTTAGATGAGCGTAAATGTTAATGTCgtaatgacatattgataggatattggtcttggcagactagatctggtaacgctgctgcagagcaagtacagagacttgctactgaTGAAGAATACATAtgcatactgagttaagcatgtggacatgctgctactgctgcacaataagacaaaagacaagaaatgctgctgcacaaatagataTTAAAAACAACCAGCAAAGCCGGGAAGCtgcacaaaacacaacacaatcccccaaccaagcagatctatcaccaagacttgtgtactgctgctgctccgaagagccatgtgcactaagaatatgctagctaggtgtgccttggccaCTGGTCAAATGGCATAATGCTAGtcaatttctgtgtgtttttgggcTTGCTTAGCTGAAAAGCTTAAACGGCTAGTGACCTAACTCATAATTGGTACTTGAACCAGGaagcccagagcttatttaaaggtgctgtaagcgattt
This genomic window contains:
- the LOC127436458 gene encoding ras-related and estrogen-regulated growth inhibitor, whose protein sequence is MAKSPEVKLAVFGRAGVGKSALVVRFLTKRFIWEYDPTLESTYRHQANIDDETVSMEILDTAGQEDLLQKEGHMRWGDGFILVYDITDRGSFEDVAPLKVLLDEVKRPKHVPLVLLGNKADLEHGRQVATEEGERLAADMACAFYECSACTDQVGTGGGVAEAFYELCREIRRRRAVQGKTRRRSSTTHVKQAINKMLTKISS